The sequence AGTGACTCCCACATCTGTCTACTCTCTCttccattctctctctctctctctctctcactcactcactcactcactcacacTGCAACTGATTGTTCTGGaatatgtacattttttcataatcCACAACGGCAGCTTTTAGGTTGGTCTGATTTTGTAGACTCTTTCAAATGCCTCTGTTTGACTGCTGCAGCAGAAATCTGGTACAGACTTTGTATTTGGAGGCTCAGGTCGTTGAGACAGCTGGACATTTTGTTTTGACAAACTATCGACTGTGACTGCAACAACTGGTTCGAGGCTGCTAATCAAGACAGGATAGAGTGTTGGAAGCTGATTGACTGGAGGCTGCTGAACTCGGAGCAAAAAGTAAATCTACTCAGCATGGAGTAGTGGGAATGCAACAAACGTGCAGCTGAGAATCTTTGTGAATGGAGTGATGGTCGACAGGCTTGTGGAGTATCAGAGAGCCCTGGTTGGAGCAGTGGGACTCATTGGAATTGCGGCGGGTGCACACCTCCTGTCACTGCAGGGTCCAAACTATCCAGCAAGCAGTGCTTGGTCAACTTTGCATCCTGGGAGTCACAAGAAGGTTGCGTAGAATTGTCAATACAGGATGACCAGCagacagagggagagaggagaagagagGAAAGAAGCACAGCCAGCGCCGCAAGCTaggttaatttttgtaatggGTCGCAGTGAACGAGCGGATATAGTGCTCTCAGCTGGGCTGCATAGGCTGCAGACCATATAACCTCGCGCGGCGCTGGGCCAGTCTGTGTGCATCGGCGGTACAACGTATTACGTCGTCTCGGCGAAGCTCGGGCTCGTGTCAGTGCTCGGCTCTGGGTGAgggggcagagagagagagagagagagaaagagatggtgtgtgtgtgtgtgtgtgtgtgtggtatAAAAATGCGCAGCCAGGCGGCGCTAGGAGGCCGTCGGCCATCTTGGTTCGAGTAGTTCGTAGTGTCGCTGCCCCCCGTGCGTCTCTCCGCCCCCGCAGCGCCCGGCTGGCTTGGTTCTCTTCTGTGCCACCAGCTCACCCTCCGCCCCCGGCTCCTCCCTGTACACATTCGTGTCTATTCTACATTTCTATTTCTCTCCTCCGGCctcctactctctctctctctctctctctctcagtcccTCATCGCGAACTCTATATACTCTATAATGCTTGTACTTGCGCGCTCGTCGCGACGACACCGGACACACAGCTGATCCAGCGCAGGCGCGCCTGTATACACTCGCGTGTTCAATCAGCTCTCctctgtgcgtgtgtgtgtgtgtgtgtaggcgCAGCTCAAAAGCATCGATTTTTCCCAGTCTCGACAATACGACTCGGAGTTCTCTCGCCGATGTATTTTTGCCATGCCCACGTCGATCAAAGGGAAGATCGCGGGCCGCGGGTCATCCCATTGATCCCATGCGATTGTGATCGCGAccgcagcggcagcaacaaGTGCTCGGCCCTCGCCGCATCTATAGCTGCGCTTATGCCCGTGCGCGGGGCTTCGGTAAACAGCTTATCGTTCGTCGACCGCGCGCAACCGGCAGACTCCGAAGGCTCGCGAAAAGAGCGCACGCGAGATCAATAGGTATAAGCAGCCTGCACGGTACGGCCGTGTGTGTGGGGGCGGggaagagggagagcgagcgagcgaacgcTATAGCTAGCTACCCTCGCGAAGTCGCTAGCAGTTCGTCGGTCGTTCCCAATCCCCATTGGCGCGCGCGGCCTTGACGTCAGAGCGACGCGCCGTCACGGATGACCCTACATACCTACGTACGGACACCTCATGTACCCGCAGCCATTGCTATTATTCTTGCCGTCGTTTCAGCCTACACGGCTTTTTCTGCGCGGCTAAACATATATACGCTTCTCTTCGGAGTCGCGCGCGGAATCGTCGACCGCTCGTGCGTCTattctttttcctcctctcgtTTTTGCATTATGATAATCATTATCCTCGTTGAATATTGATGCATGCGGGTAAATTTTCCATCGTCGAGCGCGCTCTCGAAAGCCACTGTGCCGCACCACAATAACGCCCGCGCTTGAGAAGAATTCATTCGGGTGAAATCCCCCTACGCGCCCAGCGCTCGCTGCGCAATTAGTAGTAAAAGTTACCGCACTTCTGCTGCAGAAAATGTGTGTGCACCGTAGCTCCCGTatgaaagagggagagagagaaagagcggcgGCGCTGTTGCGATTTCGCGCATTCTAACCTTGGACTCAATGGCGCGCGCTGCTTATCCGCTCCGGCGGACGTCgagtctctctcactctctctctagtATGCAGCGCCGGCGATCGGCATTCCGCGAGCCGCTTCATCGCGCCGGTTCTCGAACGGAGTCGGAAGGGCTCtcttctgcgcgcgcgcgcgcgagagagagagagagagagagagagagagagagagagagagagagcgatcaGAGGGAGAAGGGGGGAGGGAGAGCGGGCGTGCTAGAGTGGTGCGAAATAAATGCTTCAGAACTCGGATCCGCGGGGGGAGGCGGAGAAGGCAGAAAAGGAGGACGGTTGGGAGAATAGAGCGCTAGAGCGACGTATAGGTACCGCGTACTAGCCGTGCGGAGCAAGTCGACTCTCTCGCAGCGATGCGCGATACTCGGCCGCCGCGCGTCGTTTTATCGCCCTGCTGATGCACAACCTAGCTGGCGCACTCGTGCcctccgcgagcgcgcgcttatTTCGGTTCAGCCGCTGGCGGCTGGCGCTGCACTGTGCAGCTCGAATCGAATCAATGGCGCGAAGGGTCGAGGTACGCCAAGTAGGGCGGCTGCCCGCGCGACGACGGAGGCCAATCTCTCATGCTCGGGCCCGTACTCTCTCTTCCCAGGTCGATCCCATTGGCGAGCGGTAACCGAGACCGATGCCCCCGCTGCGCGAGGATGCGAGTTGCAAGCTGCGAGCTGCGAGCCGATCTCGCAGATATTCCGGGAAGCCGAGGACGCGGTACGGCCCCCGCTGCACCGCCGACCGCCCGCCAGAAAGTCCGTTCCAACTGATCCGCCGCGGACACAAGCTTCTCTACTGCCGACCCTAACCCGCGCCGCTTCTCATTTCAGCAATCGACGACATCGGAGCCTCAAATAGTCGCCGCCGTCCTCGGAGAGGAAGGAGCCGCAAGCCGCAGCCGCAGCGCAGCGCTGACCCAGCAGAGCCAGTCCAGCCTCCGAAAGCAACGAGACAGAGCTAGCCGCCAAGCTGTCCGCTCACCCGGCGCGGCGAGCACGCAAGGCCTTCAAGACGTCGACCCCGTCGGTCATCAAGTTATCCGGGGCTGGCGGCGGCggtagcggcggcggcggcggctgcaagTCAGCTGCTGTGGACCAGGTTTCCCCGGGTCCCGAACATGAGCCCCCGCCGGCCAGCCTCGAGCCCGCAGCGGCCAGTCCCGAGGGCGAGGCCGCGAGCGTCAAGCTGCTGCGCCAGCAGGTCTCCCAGGAGCTCGCGACCCTCAGGCCCCTGGCCGGCAGCGGCAAGCCGTCCGCTCCCAAGAGCGTCAGCCAGCAGAGCCTAGCCCACCTCTCGCCCATCCCCAGCGCGTACAACAGCTACCGGGTCAAAGCTCCGGCTAGCATCTACCCCCTGTCAGCGGCTCCCAAGATGCAGGTACTCGCCGAGGCGGCCAGTCGCGAGGCCGAGCTCCAGGCCAAGTCCCAGCCGCAGCCGAAGCCCGCCCCGCTGAGGCGCATCGGAGCCAAGCAGGCCGCCGGCCTCGCGGCgagcaagcagcagcagccaccgCAACAGTCGCCGGGCTCGCCGATGCCGCGGATACACACGCTGAGCAAAGCCCAGGTAGCCGGGCTCAATCAGCTCACTAGCAAGCAGGCCTTCGCCGGCCAGAAGATCGtctcccagcagcagcagaacctCTTCAACCACAAGATCCAGCAGAAAGGCGGCCCGCATAAAGCGCTGCAGCAGGCCGCCGCTGCGACGGCGACCACGTCGTCTGCTGCGCCTGCGCCTGCCTCCCAGAACCACCTGCAGCAGACCTTCAAGCAGATGCAGCAAAAGCAACAGAAGCAGCAGAAGGCCATGGCCAACGCTAACGTACTCAAAAGCAGCAGTTTGCCCAACATCCCCAACATGGCAAAGCTTCCGGCCAGCTCGAACCTCGTCGCCGCTGgcaagcagcagcaacagcaacagccgCAGCAACAGACTAGCGCACCTCAGCAGATCCAGAGGAGTCAGAGCGCGGTCATCGGGAGGGCTCAGCAACTGATCAACGCCAAATCCCAGCAAGTCATTGCCAAGCCGCAGTCGGCAACTCCTGCAACCGCTGCCGTTGCTGTTGCTACAAAGAGCCAGCAACAGCTGGCCAAGGCGCAACAGCACATAGCCAAGttgcagcaacagcagctgtCCAGTGccaagctgcagcagcagcaacaggtGCTGCTCAAAATTGCCGCGCAAAACAAGAGCTCGACATCTGGAAACGCTAAAAACACCCCGTCGAAAGCCACGAGTACAGCCACGAAAGCGGCAAACCAGCAACCCCAGCAAACTGTCATTCAGCAGACCGTGCAGCGAAATCAAATTATGGCTCAGAATCTGGCGAtggctcagcagcagcagcaacagcaaccaCAGCCGATCCAAACGCAAATACAGCACCAGCATGTCGTCGTGGGCCCTCAAAACACCCCGAAACAACCAGGTTGCATCAAGACAATCGCGCCTCAAAAGCCCAGCCAGAAAAATCATGCGGCGAAGAACGCGAGCATCAAAACCTCTCTCAACACAAATCTGAGTACTATGAAGACCAACGCTAATCTTGCTACGACGGCACCGGTGAACGCACCGATGACCAGCTCTACGCAGCAAAAGAGTGGCGTCAAGACGATATTACCCCAGCAGCCGGGTGGGAACGCTGGCGCTTCAGCAGCTACTTCAATTCACAAAGTTGCCGGCCAACCATTGAAAATCCAGCCACAGCCTGTGaaacaacaaaaacaaatcattGTGACCACGCCTGTCGCTCAGTATAATACGACTATCAGGCCACAACCCGGTCAAATTAAAACTTTGATGTCCGTTAATGTTGCCGATTCACGTAAAGACAATGAACTCAAGTGAGTCAATATTTGTTATTAATGATGATTTCAACCATTTGAATTATTCTTTAATAACTCCGATGAACATTTCTATTACAGAATCGAAATTAAAACGGAGCTCAAGCAAGAGAATGAAGTTATAACTCCAACTTTGGCATCGTCATCTCAGATTCCTCAGTCACCACAACGAAGGTTGCCGCTTCCATACGAGGTAGCTAAAAACAAGTTTTACGTTTTactcaataatatttctctaTTCTTATTTCGTTCTGCATGAATCTCTTCCGttcatttgcattttttgctgAATTTACAAACGCGCCTGCATGTCtggtttgaaaattttcctcgTGTGATTGTAGTGTCTCCAGTTTGTTCTCCAAGATCACAACTATGGTGCTCCACCCCCGCGGACACCACCGCCACTATCACCTCCTCCGCACCCAAAACAACAGCCTGTCAATGGAGCTGGAAACTCATGCATAACTACTCAACACTCTTATATTTTCAACCAAGGTaagacataaaaaaaaaagaaaagaaatgatGAATAAAGGTTTTTTCTGAATGACTTGAACATATCAAAACGCTGATTGTAGAACTTGGCGATTCTTTGTGCATTCCAGCCGTAAGTAAAACGACGGTAGAGGATGATGCTGGTAGTGCTATAAGCAGCGAGGCTGGACGAGAAGTTGAACCAGAGGGTGAAGAAACTGAGACCGCACCGGAGGGCGAAGGCGATGATGAAGATAGCGTTACCCGTTGCATATGGTAAGTTTCTCAACCTTGCAATGATACTAGAAATTAGCTCGTTTTAACGATTCTGGATTCTCTGCAGTGATTTCGAGCATGACGATGGTTACATGATCTGCTGCGATCGATGTCTGTAAGTATCTAGACCAAAAAATTGTACGTTCGTCAAATAAATAGTAAATAAAGATGAGGAATTACAAACACCTCTTTGATTTGCAGAGTATGGCAACACGTAGACTGTATGGGCATTGATCGAGCCAACATTCCTGACGAATACTTGTGCGAAGTATGCAGACCTCGTCGAGTGGACCGAGCACGTGCACGTGCTTTGCAAATGCGTAAACGAGAGGAACTATTGAACTCTGACACGACATCGGACAGTTCGTCGACAAGTTCAGCCGATACTGACGTCGCCCATAACACTCCCGCTAAGAATAGAAAAGCttcgcaacagcagcagcaaactGCTCTTCGAAGAAAATCCGATCCTCCACCTCAGGTGCGCCGCctaaataataacaacaataacaacaacaataatgtTGCCAAAAGGCAGAGGCGAGATACACATCCACGACAAACGAGTACGGCTCGAACTAAAAAAGAGTCGACAGTTACAACGATGAcggcgacgacggcggcgacgacgacgacgacgacgacgacagctATGGCGACGGCAACCACTACAACGCAAGCAACCCAGGCAACGAAACAGCAGCGAGGAGGAGGACCCGGCAAAAGAAAGACCAAAAGGCGAACAAGTCTAGAAGACAAAGAAGATGAAACGCTGGACTCTTGGGGTTCTAATATGGCTCCGTTACGGCAATGGATTGAAAGATATGAAGAGGCAGTCACTAATCATTACAGTCCTGAACTAAGAGCGAGGATATCGAGTATTAAAGTCAACGGAACGCACAATGATTTACGACAAAGTAATATCGGTACTGCGGCCACGGGCAAGTGTCGCCTAAATGTGCAAAGCAACAGCCTTCGAGTAAGCACTACCAATGTATTTAGAAATACACAATTTGACAAATAGTAGCATTACTTTAATTTCGCAAAAATAAAACCGCATGCAAAAAGCCACGATTGATAACATCAATTGGAATACATAAGAAACAAGAAATTATGTTGTTATCGATTTATAACAGTTGATCGTGctaattttgtattataaatttattataagaAACATACCAGTCGTTCATATTCGTTCgggaaaaattcaataaattattttaaacttgAGAAGGTTcaaattctgaaaataattCTAACACACATTTGATTTTAGTTCCTGGTAGCTACAATGTATTTACCACCAAACACACCTGTGGTTGAACTTCGTGGAAAATATATGCTAAGTACGCAACATAGGCCATCTCATCCGCAGGGACGTCAGCACACGCAACGACCTGGTCCATTCGTCTTTTTCTACCGACTTCCACGCGACGGTACGGAGGTCTGTGTCGATACACGAACTTATGGCAACGACGCGCGCTTCGTTCGTCGCAGTTGCAAACCTAACGCAGAGGTTAAACATTGCATCGAGAAGGGAACACTCCATCTTTATATCGTGACGAATGTCGCCATAGAGAAAAATGctgaaattacaattaaaCATGATCAACACGATCTCATGCTGTCGCCTAATTCCAACAACTCAGGCATACCGATAATGTGCGCCTGCAATAATCCGAAAGACTGTCAAATAGCCTCTTTGATTCCCATGTCTACACCTACtaataaaaaaggaaacaaCGGTCCTCTTGCTGAAAATGCCGAGTAAGTTCATTATTATGCATTATTTGCAACAAATGttgtatgattttatttttaggattAGATAAACTATACTGAATATAATACTTGTGATAAAGTAGAACAAGctgtaaaaaagaaatacactaacatatatatatatatatacacatttcTTTTGTACAGTGGACGAGAGAGAAGGCGACGAGGTAGAAGAAACACGGTGAGTGAAGACGCTAATGACAGTTCAACGTCGGCTACAACTTCATCATCAACTAATCCCACAACGACTCATACGACTACAGTTGTTGCGGCAGCTACGCTAACTCAGGTAGCGCCCAAAAAGACCGTGACTATAAACACCAACGTAACAGTCAAAGAAATCGGAAGTGCTGGTAGTAGTATTATCAGCAGTATTAGCAACAACGACAAAAATACTGGTTCTAGCAGTTCTCCTATAACAGCTCGGCAGGCTGTAAGAGAAGAGCAACCACAATCTGCAGAAGTGGTGGCagcagcatcatcatcatcgtcacaAGCAACAGCAGTAGCGGCAACAGTGTCGACACCACCATCTCAACCTTCATCTACAACACCAAGCCAAACGTCCAGCAGCAGATCAATACCGACGGCGCATGTTCCTTCAACGACGacgcaaataataaataccgAACCTAAGaaagacaaaaagaaaatgacgCGAGAGGAGCGCAAAATGGAGGCAATTATGAAGGCGTTCGAGCGCTTGGAAAAAGCTGAGCAACGTAAGCAAGAAGTACAAGCCCGCAACGCTCAGCGCAAAGAATCAGGAGGTGCACACAGCGACAACGATGACGGTGCCGCACATTCCACATCTAAATCTAGACAACGTGATCAACATCAGTCTTCGGACAAAGGACCACGTCGAAAGCGCAGAAAGGGTCGGACTAGGTCCACCAGCGGTTCGCAATCTCACGGAACGCGCCGGACACGACTCAATTCAGCAGAGTCCGACTTGACTTCTGGTGATGAAAGTAATTCTATGCAATCACCACCACCTCTTGCCAGTCAGAATTGCTCATACTCGCTACGCGTGCATGGTGGTAAAGAGAGCAACAACGGCATGGCCGTAAATTCTGCCGGCTCTCAGACAGGCATCCCCTCAGCTGCAGGTCTTCTGCTAGCTTTGGCCAATTCGAACACACTTGGTTCAAACTCACCGCCTCAACAGCACCAACCGCAACAACCAACGCCAGTTAAAAGTCCGAGTGGCGATAGCGGTGCCAGCAGCAGCTCCCAGAGCTCTACACCGTCGACTCCGTTGTCCTCAGCCTGCTTactagtagcagcagcagtgggaCCTTTGGCGCCAGGATTCAAGTTCCCGAAAACAAAGAAACTGCTGATGAATGAGTGGCTGAAGGAGGCGCCCGAGCCGCAAGGCCAAAACTCTGAGGCGCGAGCCGGTTCGGAGTTTGCCGAGCATTCATCCGCTGAATTCTTGTCGCAGAATTACGCCGCTAAAGGCTTAGCCACTCTCGTACAGGCGGCTCATTCAGTGGCAGGAATCTGCGATTCGCCGCCACAGCGGGCAACAGCTAGACAAGCCGCTGCTACTCCAACGCCTATTCTATCGACAGGCTCAGCAAAAAAACGTTGGCTGCGGCAAGCCATTTCCGAAGAGTGTGACTCGCCCAACAGCAGTAGTCGACCTGACAGTCCGCCGAGCGAAATGCTTGCTCCTCCCAAAAAGCGCAGGATCGCCCGAGAGAGCCTCTCCTCGGATAACTACACGCCGCCCACAACACCGACTATGATGCAGCAAGAGCACGGCCCCACGCATCGGCCGTCCATCAATGAGGTATACAAGCGATCGTTTATCTGTCGATTCATTTATCTACTTCAACACACCTTGCTTCTGTTTTTGACAACTTTTAAACAGCCTTATTTGTTTTTACGCTAAAATTAAATACATGGGAAAACTCCACTAAGCCTGCCCTTGTATGCAAATGTATTCAAGCTTATAGATTTGATGATATTAACGTTTTCTCCCATCTTTACGGTTTTTAACACGTTCGCTGCGTAAACGCTTATTATTTCTCCTATTATTAGTATGCGTTATGGTGACTTAATTATATAGTAAATTATAGTACCTAATAAATAGTTTTTGTTCTAAAATTTTAAGCACATCGTTTAATTAAGATTCACaatctttacaaaatgatcTGACGCTTTCGTTTATGTTACAGCTTTTATAGATGACAATCCAaggtttttaaatttttcttaaactCTTCTCTTTTATCAACGAAGATACTACTCAttcttaaaaaatgtaattgcaatttgtttttataatttgttgTCTTAATTAGCAAAGTGATAAGggtaaaatttttgtaatcgTGCACATATGTAAGTAgaaatgcaaaaaatattcAACACGAAGAATAATATTCCAaaatttagtttaaaaaatagaaaaagtatATTGAGTCATACGGTTCACTCAATTCGCAGCGAACATGTTCAGCAATAACTTTCGAACGTTTCAGTTAAAAATTTACTTCATACGTGGTATATTAAATCATTCAAGACTTTAGTAAATAatatcattttaaaaaatgttgtgCATGAAATGTATATTTCACTTTTCAACAAATTAATACACATATACATGATATGCATAACCTATACATCAATATTTGTTTCATTGCACTTAACATTGTTTTTGTAACAAACGTTGATTCACTTTTTCACTAATTATTACGTTTTAATATGCCTGGGGCTAAGCaatttgaaatatattttgtacttTATTACAGGATGATTTTGTTGAGCATATGCCATCACCCAGCACAGAAGACCTTGGATCGCAAAATGAATATGATTCGGATCAAATAAAGGACGATATTAAACTTAAATATTCTATGATGGATGAGGTTGATGGGAAATGTAAAACAAACAGTCCAATTTCTCTGAATTCAGTAGTGATAAAAGAAGAAGTACAATGCCCTTtagcattaaaaataaaagaagaatcAAAATCCGATGATGAAGATTCTTCTATAAATAATACTAGAAGAAGTTTAAAGCCTGAAAATGATATTGTAAAAGTTAAATGTGAATCGGAGTCTAGCGTCCCGATACCAATAAAAAATGAACCTCGTAATACTGGAACTGATCAATCTAAAGTAGAATATAAAACTATTAAATTTGAAGAGGTAATTGAAAAAGGTACCGTTGAAATAGTGGATCAAAATGAGCAAGATATTGAGACTGATGAACTTAGCTCTCCAATTGCAACAATGGAATCAGATGCTGAATTGAAAAAACGAGTAGCAGAATTGAGATTAGAATTTGGTGGTGGAATCGCAGTTCTTACTAACATTTGTAACGAAGCGAATAAATCTTTCGAAGACCAACCTCATCTCGTGCATGTAAAAcatgaagaaaataatgatATGATTGACGAGTTGGATGTAGAAGCTCAAATGAAACAGATAACTGGTGACGATGGCGATGATTACAAAGAAAAAGTCGATATTAATCTAGAAAGAGATAAAAGTATGGATGGGATTGAAGGACTTATGGAGAGCTCTAAAGAAGATTCAGAATCTGAGCCTGAAAATCGGGATATGGAAGACTTCAGGGATTGTGACcaattgtttgaaaaattcaacgaAAAACGGGAAAATCCTGAAGATTCGGAAAAAAGAGTTTTCAAGGAATTTGAGTGTAAAAACAGAATTTCGTCTGTTAAAGGTGAATTTGATAGAATAGAACAACAAACTTCCTCAACCAAGACTGGGAAACTGGAAATACTAACCGAATCAACACACTTAAAGAGCGTGGAATTGTTGGATTCAATTTCAAAACACATAGGAAACTTCGATAATGGAGCAACCTTAAAAGAGATCGATCAATCCCACGATAGCGAAGCTAAAAAGCAAGAATACAAATCAACAGCTATGATTCCTACTCCTGAAGAATCCATGATGGAGCTTGACTCAATGGAATTACCCTCCGAAGGTATCCTTGAAGAACCAGCCAAGATTTTTCCCTCGATCCCACCATTGAGTGAACGAATACGTAAAAAAGTTGACACGAATCCAGCTCCAAAATCTAAGTTGGAAATTGAGGCTTCAATTATCGAATCATCATTAGATATGGAAGTTGTGAACGATGCTCAAGATGTTCAAGAAAAAAAGATATTATCCACGGCTTTGCGAGAGTTATTGGAAGCTAAAATTGAGCCGGAAACTGAGCCAACCCCGGAAcctgtaaataaaaatgtcataGAAAATAGGGTTAACGCGACGTTAGAAACTAATCCAGTGGAACAGGCTTTAATAGAAGAAACAGTGGATGTATGTCTAGTAGTGACGCTGCCACCACCTGTAGCAAATGATCAAATCAACAGGAATATAGTAGATCCTACAGTAATGAAATTAGATCCTCCACCTCCCGAACCTGTAAAAGACCCAAGATTAAAGGATCCTAGAACTGTTGTGCCAAATAAAATTACTTCGCTAGCATCGGCAAAAGCGGAAGGCCCACCTCCTATTAAACGAAAGGTGAATTTACTTTCAGCAAACTAAATTTGATGATTCTAATAAAACTCGATAAATATAAATGGTTTTGAATGATATTATTTTAGCTCTCTATATCAGAATATCGTAAGCGCAAGCAACAGTCGACAGGTACGCCACCAGAGCCTGAGAACGCGGATACTTTAGTAACGGAAGGAAAGAGCGCCAGCCGGGGTCGCTCTGATAGTGCAAGCAGTGGTACGTCCAGCCTCAGCTCGGATGACGAAAGTGCGACGAAGGCTCCTCTCGATATACCTAGTCTTAGTACTTTACCCATGTTCGCCAATACTGAGGGTGACGAGAAGAAAGGTAACATACTTGCCTATAATGCTGCGAAATAATGCTTAAGATTTTTTGCTGTAACATTAAAATCAATATGAACttgtcataattttttttatctgaaagatttttttaaattggatCAGTAACATTAAAATGTCTCAACAGCTGCTGAAGAGGGTGTTATGGGTTGGTCAGCCGCACCAACATTAGTtgaaagacagagagaaaatCTCACGGAAAGGCTGAAGCGTGAATTTGGATTGTTTTTGAACGATGACGAAGAGGAAAGGGCTCGCAAACAAGGTATACAAACAACTTATATTATTACGATTATTTATCAATggttaatattaaaaaaaaattatgattattataattaacgtgattaatgaaaatttcaaaagcaACTAAcacgtaaaataaatattttcaaataatttacgctgttaaaaagttacttaaatataaatattaatattttcgcTGATAAAGGGGAAGCTTTTTATTatcagaaaatttttttctttaattaaaataccACTAGTTTCCGCGTAAACAtatgcttattttttttattatcgatTTGTTTGAGGTATTTTAGTTTTAAcgacttttttctttatttttatcaaaataatcaACGTGTGGTTATCTGCTTTGTATTTTCttaattaaaagttaaatcattcaaatcattattttctatttatgTAATGTAATTTATGTAAATCAAATGTAATAGACGAGTTATCATTTTTGCAGGTTTGAGCGGCGAAGCACTTACAAAATCAGCAGGTATTACTGGGACTGTTGGTAGCACTGTGGTCAACAGC is a genomic window of Nasonia vitripennis strain AsymCx chromosome 1 unlocalized genomic scaffold, Nvit_psr_1.1 chr1_random0015, whole genome shotgun sequence containing:
- the LOC100114564 gene encoding mucin-5AC isoform X2; the encoded protein is MQVLAEAASREAELQAKSQPQPKPAPLRRIGAKQAAGLAASKQQQPPQQSPGSPMPRIHTLSKAQVAGLNQLTSKQAFAGQKIVSQQQQNLFNHKIQQKGGPHKALQQAAAATATTSSAAPAPASQNHLQQTFKQMQQKQQKQQKAMANANVLKSSSLPNIPNMAKLPASSNLVAAGKQQQQQQPQQQTSAPQQIQRSQSAVIGRAQQLINAKSQQVIAKPQSATPATAAVAVATKSQQQLAKAQQHIAKLQQQQLSSAKLQQQQQVLLKIAAQNKSSTSGNAKNTPSKATSTATKAANQQPQQTVIQQTVQRNQIMAQNLAMAQQQQQQQPQPIQTQIQHQHVVVGPQNTPKQPGCIKTIAPQKPSQKNHAAKNASIKTSLNTNLSTMKTNANLATTAPVNAPMTSSTQQKSGVKTILPQQPGGNAGASAATSIHKVAGQPLKIQPQPVKQQKQIIVTTPVAQYNTTIRPQPGQIKTLMSVNVADSRKDNELKIEIKTELKQENEVITPTLASSSQIPQSPQRRLPLPYECLQFVLQDHNYGAPPPRTPPPLSPPPHPKQQPVNGAGNSCITTQHSYIFNQAVSKTTVEDDAGSAISSEAGREVEPEGEETETAPEGEGDDEDSVTRCICDFEHDDGYMICCDRCLVWQHVDCMGIDRANIPDEYLCEVCRPRRVDRARARALQMRKREELLNSDTTSDSSSTSSADTDVAHNTPAKNRKASQQQQQTALRRKSDPPPQVRRLNNNNNNNNNNVAKRQRRDTHPRQTSTARTKKESTVTTMTATTAATTTTTTTTAMATATTTTQATQATKQQRGGGPGKRKTKRRTSLEDKEDETLDSWGSNMAPLRQWIERYEEAVTNHYSPELRARISSIKVNGTHNDLRQSNIGTAATGKCRLNVQSNSLRFLVATMYLPPNTPVVELRGKYMLSTQHRPSHPQGRQHTQRPGPFVFFYRLPRDGTEVCVDTRTYGNDARFVRRSCKPNAEVKHCIEKGTLHLYIVTNVAIEKNAEITIKHDQHDLMLSPNSNNSGIPIMCACNNPKDCQIASLIPMSTPTNKKGNNGPLAENADGRERRRRGRRNTVSEDANDSSTSATTSSSTNPTTTHTTTVVAAATLTQVAPKKTVTINTNVTVKEIGSAGSSIISSISNNDKNTGSSSSPITARQAVREEQPQSAEVVAAASSSSSQATAVAATVSTPPSQPSSTTPSQTSSSRSIPTAHVPSTTTQIINTEPKKDKKKMTREERKMEAIMKAFERLEKAEQRKQEVQARNAQRKESGGAHSDNDDGAAHSTSKSRQRDQHQSSDKGPRRKRRKGRTRSTSGSQSHGTRRTRLNSAESDLTSGDESNSMQSPPPLASQNCSYSLRVHGGKESNNGMAVNSAGSQTGIPSAAGLLLALANSNTLGSNSPPQQHQPQQPTPVKSPSGDSGASSSSQSSTPSTPLSSACLLVAAAVGPLAPGFKFPKTKKLLMNEWLKEAPEPQGQNSEARAGSEFAEHSSAEFLSQNYAAKGLATLVQAAHSVAGICDSPPQRATARQAAATPTPILSTGSAKKRWLRQAISEECDSPNSSSRPDSPPSEMLAPPKKRRIARESLSSDNYTPPTTPTMMQQEHGPTHRPSINEDDFVEHMPSPSTEDLGSQNEYDSDQIKDDIKLKYSMMDEVDGKCKTNSPISLNSVVIKEEVQCPLALKIKEESKSDDEDSSINNTRRSLKPENDIVKVKCESESSVPIPIKNEPRNTGTDQSKVEYKTIKFEEVIEKGTVEIVDQNEQDIETDELSSPIATMESDAELKKRVAELRLEFGGGIAVLTNICNEANKSFEDQPHLVHVKHEENNDMIDELDVEAQMKQITGDDGDDYKEKVDINLERDKSMDGIEGLMESSKEDSESEPENRDMEDFRDCDQLFEKFNEKRENPEDSEKRVFKEFECKNRISSVKGEFDRIEQQTSSTKTGKLEILTESTHLKSVELLDSISKHIGNFDNGATLKEIDQSHDSEAKKQEYKSTAMIPTPEESMMELDSMELPSEGILEEPAKIFPSIPPLSERIRKKVDTNPAPKSKLEIEASIIESSLDMEVVNDAQDVQEKKILSTALRELLEAKIEPETEPTPEPVNKNVIENRVNATLETNPVEQALIEETVDVCLVVTLPPPVANDQINRNIVDPTVMKLDPPPPEPVKDPRLKDPRTVVPNKITSLASAKAEGPPPIKRKLSISEYRKRKQQSTGTPPEPENADTLVTEGKSASRGRSDSASSGTSSLSSDDESATKAPLDIPSLSTLPMFANTEGDEKKAAEEGVMGWSAAPTLVERQRENLTERLKREFGLFLNDDEEERARKQGLSGEALTKSAGITGTVGSTVVNSSTAYPAAQLPPQAYIPPPGSASVHYTQYSTVKSNAGAPVLQYPNYSIPPPPLGPVNYPPPAICGKPPTTIPPPATVSSNSQQHQPFTMPQAPPGSNPYPPAQFPVAVTVPPPPPPVPPPAPVPPPASTTVSVSRFPTVASCPNPAPIGVSAVQPVVAYPLPPHPSQATTHGVFYSHPTPKS